From Triticum aestivum cultivar Chinese Spring chromosome 7B, IWGSC CS RefSeq v2.1, whole genome shotgun sequence:
TTTCATTCAACATCATTCCGATTGAGCTTGTGTTTTTTGCTATGTTGAATGGTGTCATCCGCTCACTCAAGCCATCTACTGGTATACTGCTGCTCCCTCCCATAACCATCTCAGATAATGACACTGGACGACTGCCGCAGGCATTCAACATCCCTACGAAGCTTTGGTTGCTATGTGCATTTTTTGGAACAATCTGCTCATTGAAGCCTGCCATAGATGTAGCATTTCTCATGACCGTTCCTATTTCATTTTGCACCTCTACGTTCACATTTGATGAGATGGGAGATATTATACCTCTATGAAGAAAACCAGTCAATGTCGCATGTGTTGCAGAATTGTATGAAGGATCTGGAAACTTGCCTTTGTTTGTCTCCACCAGCTTACCACGCATGCGGCCAGCATAGGAATCGCCAAAACCATATGAAGGAAATTCATCTAAAGTTGTTTCATTGGGTATGTTGTTGTATAGGTTGGCAGGAGGGTCAATGCAGCGAGCGAATCTTCCCGCATCCGACAGTTTTGGTGCGACATACTTATACATTCTACCATCATGGATGAATGACCCCGTGCACGAGTTTCTATGTGTGTTCGCCGGCTGAGCTAAGTGACCCATTGCAGAAAAATTGTTTGGACTTAAAAGACCAGAGGACGTACACCATCTTTCATGTTCATGGTTACGCATGAAACTCCCCTGGTTGTTCATGTTGTTGTAGGATGAGTTATGTCTTTCAGAGGCATCACCAACTGGATTTGGTTTGACTCTTCTCAAGTGCAACCTATACTTCTGAAATAAAAAGATAGACAAATAAACCAGGTATGAGAAGCACGCTCATGGGAAAAAGTAAGGATAGACATGTGGCAGCAAAAAGTGTAGGGAATCCATTGTATAAGAAGACCCATTATAGGGACAAAAATACTTGAAAGTGTAGAGCATCCACGGTATATGAAGACTCATTATAGGGACAAAATTAATTGTAATTACACACATCTTCATGTTAGGTGCATTACTAAAGCTTACATGGGTACATTCCCCGCAAAATAAAAGCTTGCACTTATCTATGAAAAAATGTTAGAATGGAAAAAAAATAGGAACACAGGGAGTGAATATAAGGATAATGGTCAAAAATAAACCTGTAGATGACTTGCGATACTGTCTCTGGTGAGGTAATCCACTTTCATTAGTTCCAATATCTTTTTTGGAACGGCCTCTAAAAAAAGTAATAAAATTTCTTAGTGGAAACAATCACAGAAATATAAGAATTGTATCAATGAATGAGGCAAAAAAATATGAAGTCTTACTGTCTAGGCCGATCTGGTCAATAGCTTCTAGAAATTTGTTCTGAAGCTCAATTGTCCATACCACCCTTGGCTTCTTCCAGGTGGTGGATACGTGTGTGATCTCTTGGTTCTCGTTAGAATCATATCTTTCATTGCCCTTATTATCTGAGTCCTTGCTCGTGGCAGCAGTCCTTGGCTGCactctatcatcatcatcatcattgttgttgttgttgttgttgatgtgtGTTTTTGCTTCAAAATTTCTCCTCCTTTCAACATGTTGCCATATATTTTTTAGCTCATTGGTGCACGCTGGCTTCACCAAATAGTCGCACGCCCCATGTGTTATGCCCTTCATCACAGCCTTCTTGTCGCAATCCACAGATAGCACTGCATGACATATGGCCCGTAACTTAGCTTTGGAATTTGTAACTTCACAAAAATCTGTGAACTGGACATGATGTTTTCCCCAATGCTTAAAGGAAGAAAAAGTTCAAATGTTCTTGAAATGTGCCATGCAATCGGAGAAGCAAATGTATTACACATGATTTTCAAACAATATCATGGCTATCATAAATTTGGTGTTTCAAAGCACATTAAATGGGACAAATTTCACAGATTCAATAGAAATAAACAGAAACAATGGCTAAAAAGTAACTATAGCACAATGTCAAGAAATCTGCAAGATTGTGGATATTATCGTTAGCCTACTAAATGTATCTACTTAAAAGTGGCACTCCTACTTTATATGCTATATATTCTCAAGAGTAAATTGTTTTCAAGACTAATAATCTCAAGGAGATTGAAGAAGAGTAATCCTTTACCCGTAAAAAAGATGAGTAATCCTTTAATAATGTGAACGCAATATAGGTAATTTCCGAATTGTATATTTCATGCCAACCTAGCAAATGGGTGCGGTGCAATTGTATACTTTCtccaaaattaattaattaatatccTGGATCTCCAAAATTCACGAGTAAAAGTACGctctctttttttgcggggtagtaAAAGTACGCTCTTGAAGACAATTGCCAGCTCATGGCATGttaaaatgaaagaaaaaaagacTTTAAGTTGAGCAGTGAGAGTACTGATGACGGGCAGATCCATCTCAAGGTGGATGAGCTCAAGGAGCTTGAAGCCGTCCACGCCTGGCATGTGCACGTCGGTGATCACCAGGTCGAACTCTGCCTTCCCCGCCCTTAGCATCTTCAACGCTGTCTTCGCGTCCGTCACGGTCGTTGCTGTACAGCAGCAAGGATTACTCACAGAAAGAAGAAAGGATCACCTAGCTCCGATTCTAATTTCTAATGGACTAGGGCGGAGAGACTCACGGTTGTATTTGCAGCAACGCAGAACGACCTCCAGTACCTTGAGGCAGACGCTGTCGTCGTCCACAGCGAGCACGTGCAGCCCCTCCGGGAACTTGTCCCCTGCCGGAGCCTCCATCCTCTGCCTT
This genomic window contains:
- the LOC123161769 gene encoding two-component response regulator ARR14-like; this translates as MAAMGGDERQRMEAPAGDKFPEGLHVLAVDDDSVCLKVLEVVLRCCKYNPTTVTDAKTALKMLRAGKAEFDLVITDVHMPGVDGFKLLELIHLEMDLPVIMLSVDCDKKAVMKGITHGACDYLVKPACTNELKNIWQHVERRRNFEAKTHINNNNNNNDDDDDRVQPRTAATSKDSDNKGNERYDSNENQEITHVSTTWKKPRVVWTIELQNKFLEAIDQIGLDKAVPKKILELMKVDYLTRDSIASHLQKYRLHLRRVKPNPVGDASERHNSSYNNMNNQGSFMRNHEHERWCTSSGLLSPNNFSAMGHLAQPANTHRNSCTGSFIHDGRMYKYVAPKLSDAGRFARCIDPPANLYNNIPNETTLDEFPSYGFGDSYAGRMRGKLVETNKGKFPDPSYNSATHATLTGFLHRGIISPISSNVNVEVQNEIGTVMRNATSMAGFNEQIVPKNAHSNQSFVGMLNACGSRPVSLSEMVMGGSSSIPVDGLSERMTPFNIAKNTSSIGMMLNENTAPGNSRISMSHT